A genomic window from Macaca mulatta isolate MMU2019108-1 chromosome 19, T2T-MMU8v2.0, whole genome shotgun sequence includes:
- the ZNF329 gene encoding zinc finger protein 329 isoform X5, which translates to MRLKMTTRNIPEREVPCDVEMEGFTREAPCLSILGDGWDCENQEGDLSQSALTLEKPGTQEAICEYPGFGEHLIASSDLPPSQRVLATNGFHAHDSNVSGLDCDPALPSCPKSYAAKRTGDSDACGKTFNHSMEVIHGRNPVREKPYKYPESVKSFNHFTSLGHQKITKRGKKLYEGKNFEDILTLSSSLNENQRNLPGEKQYRCTECGKCFKRNSSLVLHHRTHTGEKPYTCNECGKSFSKNYNLIVHQRIHTGEKPYKCSKCGKAFSDGSALTQHQRIHTGEKPYECLECGKTFNRNSSLILHQRTHTGEKPYRCNECGKPFTDISHLTVHLRIHTGEKPYECSKCGKAFRDGSYLTQHERTHTGEKPFECAECGKSFNRNSHLIVHQKIHSGEKPYECKECGKTFIESAYLIRHQRIHTGEKPYGCNQCQKLFRNIAGLIRHQRTHTGSREDV; encoded by the exons ATGAGATTGAAAATGACAACTCGGAATATTCCTGAGAGAGAAGTACCCTGTGATGTAGAAATGGAAGGATTCACAAGGGAAGCTCCCTGCTTGTCCATTTTAGGTGATGGTTGGGACTGTGAGAACCAGGAGGGAGACTTGAGTCAATCAGCTTTAACTCTGGAGAAACCAGGGACTCAGGAAGCAATTTGTGAATATCCTGGTTTTGGGGAGCATTTGATTGCAAGCTCAGACCTTCCACCATCTCAGAGAGTTCTGGCAACCAATGGTTTCCATGCACATGACTCAAATGTTAGTGGTCTGGATTGTGACCCTGCCTTACCCAGCTGTCCTAAAAGTTATGCAGCTAAGAGAACTGGTGACAGTGATGCCTGTGGAAAAACCTTCAACCATTCCATGGAAGTTATTCATGGAAGAAATCCAGTGAGAGAGAAGCCCTACAAATATCCTGAAAGTGTTAAGTCTTTTAATCATTTTACCTCTCTTGGTCATCAAAAAATAACGAAAAGAGGCAAGAAACTGTATGAAGGTAAGAATTTTGAGGACATCTTGACCCTGAGCTCATCGCTTAATGAAAACCAGAGAAATCTCCCTGGAGAGAAACAGTATAGATGTACTGAATGTGGCAAATGCTTCAAACGGAACTCTTCTCTTGTTTTGCATCACCGAACTCACACCGGAGAGAAGCCTTATACTTGTAATGAGTGTGGAAAGTCCTTCTCCAAGAACTACAACCTGATTGTGCATCAAAGGATCCACACAGGAGAGAAGCCCTATAAATGTAGTAAGTGTGGGAAAGCTTTCAGTGATGGGTCAGCTCTGACGCAGCACCAGAGAATTCACACAGGCGAGAAACCTTACGAATGCCTGGAATGTGGAAAAACCTTCAACCGAAATTCATCCTTAATTTTGCACCAAAGAACTCATACAGGGGAAAAACCATACAGATGTAACGAGTGCGGAAAACCCTTCACGGACATCTCCCACCTTACAGTGCATCTCAGAATCCACACCGGTGAGAAGCCCTATGAGTGTAGCAAATGTGGAAAGGCTTTCCGGGACGGCTCGTACCTCACCCAGCACGagaggactcacactggagaaaagccCTTTGAGTGTGCAGAGTGTGGGAAATCCTTCAACAGAAACTCTCACCTCATTGTGCATCAAAAGATCCATTCTggggagaaaccctatgaatgtaaagaatgtggcaagACTTTCATCGAGAGTGCATACCTCATCCGGCACCAGAGGATTCATACTGGCGAGAAGCCCTATGGCTGCAACCAGTGTCAGAAACTTTTCAGGAATATCGCTGGCCTCATTAGGCACCAGAGGACTCATACTG GATCCAGGGAAGATGTTTga
- the ZNF329 gene encoding zinc finger protein 329 isoform X3 yields MRLKMTTRNIPEREVPCDVEMEGFTREAPCLSILGDGWDCENQEGDLSQSALTLEKPGTQEAICEYPGFGEHLIASSDLPPSQRVLATNGFHAHDSNVSGLDCDPALPSCPKSYAAKRTGDSDACGKTFNHSMEVIHGRNPVREKPYKYPESVKSFNHFTSLGHQKITKRGKKLYEGKNFEDILTLSSSLNENQRNLPGEKQYRCTECGKCFKRNSSLVLHHRTHTGEKPYTCNECGKSFSKNYNLIVHQRIHTGEKPYKCSKCGKAFSDGSALTQHQRIHTGEKPYECLECGKTFNRNSSLILHQRTHTGEKPYRCNECGKPFTDISHLTVHLRIHTGEKPYECSKCGKAFRDGSYLTQHERTHTGEKPFECAECGKSFNRNSHLIVHQKIHSGEKPYECKECGKTFIESAYLIRHQRIHTGEKPYGCNQCQKLFRNIAGLIRHQRTHTATWEAEAGELLEPGRRRLQ; encoded by the exons ATGAGATTGAAAATGACAACTCGGAATATTCCTGAGAGAGAAGTACCCTGTGATGTAGAAATGGAAGGATTCACAAGGGAAGCTCCCTGCTTGTCCATTTTAGGTGATGGTTGGGACTGTGAGAACCAGGAGGGAGACTTGAGTCAATCAGCTTTAACTCTGGAGAAACCAGGGACTCAGGAAGCAATTTGTGAATATCCTGGTTTTGGGGAGCATTTGATTGCAAGCTCAGACCTTCCACCATCTCAGAGAGTTCTGGCAACCAATGGTTTCCATGCACATGACTCAAATGTTAGTGGTCTGGATTGTGACCCTGCCTTACCCAGCTGTCCTAAAAGTTATGCAGCTAAGAGAACTGGTGACAGTGATGCCTGTGGAAAAACCTTCAACCATTCCATGGAAGTTATTCATGGAAGAAATCCAGTGAGAGAGAAGCCCTACAAATATCCTGAAAGTGTTAAGTCTTTTAATCATTTTACCTCTCTTGGTCATCAAAAAATAACGAAAAGAGGCAAGAAACTGTATGAAGGTAAGAATTTTGAGGACATCTTGACCCTGAGCTCATCGCTTAATGAAAACCAGAGAAATCTCCCTGGAGAGAAACAGTATAGATGTACTGAATGTGGCAAATGCTTCAAACGGAACTCTTCTCTTGTTTTGCATCACCGAACTCACACCGGAGAGAAGCCTTATACTTGTAATGAGTGTGGAAAGTCCTTCTCCAAGAACTACAACCTGATTGTGCATCAAAGGATCCACACAGGAGAGAAGCCCTATAAATGTAGTAAGTGTGGGAAAGCTTTCAGTGATGGGTCAGCTCTGACGCAGCACCAGAGAATTCACACAGGCGAGAAACCTTACGAATGCCTGGAATGTGGAAAAACCTTCAACCGAAATTCATCCTTAATTTTGCACCAAAGAACTCATACAGGGGAAAAACCATACAGATGTAACGAGTGCGGAAAACCCTTCACGGACATCTCCCACCTTACAGTGCATCTCAGAATCCACACCGGTGAGAAGCCCTATGAGTGTAGCAAATGTGGAAAGGCTTTCCGGGACGGCTCGTACCTCACCCAGCACGagaggactcacactggagaaaagccCTTTGAGTGTGCAGAGTGTGGGAAATCCTTCAACAGAAACTCTCACCTCATTGTGCATCAAAAGATCCATTCTggggagaaaccctatgaatgtaaagaatgtggcaagACTTTCATCGAGAGTGCATACCTCATCCGGCACCAGAGGATTCATACTGGCGAGAAGCCCTATGGCTGCAACCAGTGTCAGAAACTTTTCAGGAATATCGCTGGCCTCATTAGGCACCAGAGGACTCATACTG ctacttgggaagctgaggcaggagaattgcttgaacctgggaggcggaggttgcagtga
- the ZNF329 gene encoding zinc finger protein 329 isoform X4 codes for MRLKMTTRNIPEREVPCDVEMEGFTREAPCLSILGDGWDCENQEGDLSQSALTLEKPGTQEAICEYPGFGEHLIASSDLPPSQRVLATNGFHAHDSNVSGLDCDPALPSCPKSYAAKRTGDSDACGKTFNHSMEVIHGRNPVREKPYKYPESVKSFNHFTSLGHQKITKRGKKLYEGKNFEDILTLSSSLNENQRNLPGEKQYRCTECGKCFKRNSSLVLHHRTHTGEKPYTCNECGKSFSKNYNLIVHQRIHTGEKPYKCSKCGKAFSDGSALTQHQRIHTGEKPYECLECGKTFNRNSSLILHQRTHTGEKPYRCNECGKPFTDISHLTVHLRIHTGEKPYECSKCGKAFRDGSYLTQHERTHTGEKPFECAECGKSFNRNSHLIVHQKIHSGEKPYECKECGKTFIESAYLIRHQRIHTGEKPYGCNQCQKLFRNIAGLIRHQRTHTGELLEPGRRRLQ; via the exons ATGAGATTGAAAATGACAACTCGGAATATTCCTGAGAGAGAAGTACCCTGTGATGTAGAAATGGAAGGATTCACAAGGGAAGCTCCCTGCTTGTCCATTTTAGGTGATGGTTGGGACTGTGAGAACCAGGAGGGAGACTTGAGTCAATCAGCTTTAACTCTGGAGAAACCAGGGACTCAGGAAGCAATTTGTGAATATCCTGGTTTTGGGGAGCATTTGATTGCAAGCTCAGACCTTCCACCATCTCAGAGAGTTCTGGCAACCAATGGTTTCCATGCACATGACTCAAATGTTAGTGGTCTGGATTGTGACCCTGCCTTACCCAGCTGTCCTAAAAGTTATGCAGCTAAGAGAACTGGTGACAGTGATGCCTGTGGAAAAACCTTCAACCATTCCATGGAAGTTATTCATGGAAGAAATCCAGTGAGAGAGAAGCCCTACAAATATCCTGAAAGTGTTAAGTCTTTTAATCATTTTACCTCTCTTGGTCATCAAAAAATAACGAAAAGAGGCAAGAAACTGTATGAAGGTAAGAATTTTGAGGACATCTTGACCCTGAGCTCATCGCTTAATGAAAACCAGAGAAATCTCCCTGGAGAGAAACAGTATAGATGTACTGAATGTGGCAAATGCTTCAAACGGAACTCTTCTCTTGTTTTGCATCACCGAACTCACACCGGAGAGAAGCCTTATACTTGTAATGAGTGTGGAAAGTCCTTCTCCAAGAACTACAACCTGATTGTGCATCAAAGGATCCACACAGGAGAGAAGCCCTATAAATGTAGTAAGTGTGGGAAAGCTTTCAGTGATGGGTCAGCTCTGACGCAGCACCAGAGAATTCACACAGGCGAGAAACCTTACGAATGCCTGGAATGTGGAAAAACCTTCAACCGAAATTCATCCTTAATTTTGCACCAAAGAACTCATACAGGGGAAAAACCATACAGATGTAACGAGTGCGGAAAACCCTTCACGGACATCTCCCACCTTACAGTGCATCTCAGAATCCACACCGGTGAGAAGCCCTATGAGTGTAGCAAATGTGGAAAGGCTTTCCGGGACGGCTCGTACCTCACCCAGCACGagaggactcacactggagaaaagccCTTTGAGTGTGCAGAGTGTGGGAAATCCTTCAACAGAAACTCTCACCTCATTGTGCATCAAAAGATCCATTCTggggagaaaccctatgaatgtaaagaatgtggcaagACTTTCATCGAGAGTGCATACCTCATCCGGCACCAGAGGATTCATACTGGCGAGAAGCCCTATGGCTGCAACCAGTGTCAGAAACTTTTCAGGAATATCGCTGGCCTCATTAGGCACCAGAGGACTCATACTG gagaattgcttgaacctgggaggcggaggttgcagtga
- the ZNF329 gene encoding zinc finger protein 329 isoform X2, whose product MRLKMTTRNIPEREVPCDVEMEGFTREAPCLSILGDGWDCENQEGDLSQSALTLEKPGTQEAICEYPGFGEHLIASSDLPPSQRVLATNGFHAHDSNVSGLDCDPALPSCPKSYAAKRTGDSDACGKTFNHSMEVIHGRNPVREKPYKYPESVKSFNHFTSLGHQKITKRGKKLYEGKNFEDILTLSSSLNENQRNLPGEKQYRCTECGKCFKRNSSLVLHHRTHTGEKPYTCNECGKSFSKNYNLIVHQRIHTGEKPYKCSKCGKAFSDGSALTQHQRIHTGEKPYECLECGKTFNRNSSLILHQRTHTGEKPYRCNECGKPFTDISHLTVHLRIHTGEKPYECSKCGKAFRDGSYLTQHERTHTGEKPFECAECGKSFNRNSHLIVHQKIHSGEKPYECKECGKTFIESAYLIRHQRIHTGEKPYGCNQCQKLFRNIAGLIRHQRTHTGEKPYECNQCGKAFRDSSCLTKHQRIHTKETPYQCPECGKSFKQNSHLAVHQRLHSREGPSQCPQCGKTFRKSSSLVRHQRAHLGEQPMET is encoded by the coding sequence ATGAGATTGAAAATGACAACTCGGAATATTCCTGAGAGAGAAGTACCCTGTGATGTAGAAATGGAAGGATTCACAAGGGAAGCTCCCTGCTTGTCCATTTTAGGTGATGGTTGGGACTGTGAGAACCAGGAGGGAGACTTGAGTCAATCAGCTTTAACTCTGGAGAAACCAGGGACTCAGGAAGCAATTTGTGAATATCCTGGTTTTGGGGAGCATTTGATTGCAAGCTCAGACCTTCCACCATCTCAGAGAGTTCTGGCAACCAATGGTTTCCATGCACATGACTCAAATGTTAGTGGTCTGGATTGTGACCCTGCCTTACCCAGCTGTCCTAAAAGTTATGCAGCTAAGAGAACTGGTGACAGTGATGCCTGTGGAAAAACCTTCAACCATTCCATGGAAGTTATTCATGGAAGAAATCCAGTGAGAGAGAAGCCCTACAAATATCCTGAAAGTGTTAAGTCTTTTAATCATTTTACCTCTCTTGGTCATCAAAAAATAACGAAAAGAGGCAAGAAACTGTATGAAGGTAAGAATTTTGAGGACATCTTGACCCTGAGCTCATCGCTTAATGAAAACCAGAGAAATCTCCCTGGAGAGAAACAGTATAGATGTACTGAATGTGGCAAATGCTTCAAACGGAACTCTTCTCTTGTTTTGCATCACCGAACTCACACCGGAGAGAAGCCTTATACTTGTAATGAGTGTGGAAAGTCCTTCTCCAAGAACTACAACCTGATTGTGCATCAAAGGATCCACACAGGAGAGAAGCCCTATAAATGTAGTAAGTGTGGGAAAGCTTTCAGTGATGGGTCAGCTCTGACGCAGCACCAGAGAATTCACACAGGCGAGAAACCTTACGAATGCCTGGAATGTGGAAAAACCTTCAACCGAAATTCATCCTTAATTTTGCACCAAAGAACTCATACAGGGGAAAAACCATACAGATGTAACGAGTGCGGAAAACCCTTCACGGACATCTCCCACCTTACAGTGCATCTCAGAATCCACACCGGTGAGAAGCCCTATGAGTGTAGCAAATGTGGAAAGGCTTTCCGGGACGGCTCGTACCTCACCCAGCACGagaggactcacactggagaaaagccCTTTGAGTGTGCAGAGTGTGGGAAATCCTTCAACAGAAACTCTCACCTCATTGTGCATCAAAAGATCCATTCTggggagaaaccctatgaatgtaaagaatgtggcaagACTTTCATCGAGAGTGCATACCTCATCCGGCACCAGAGGATTCATACTGGCGAGAAGCCCTATGGCTGCAACCAGTGTCAGAAACTTTTCAGGAATATCGCTGGCCTCATTAGGCACCAGAGGACTCATACTGGTGAGAAGCCCTATGAGTGTAATCAGTGTGGCAAAGCCTTCAGGGACAGCTCCTGTCTGACCAAGCACCAGAGAATTCACACTAAGGAAACCCCGTATCAGTGTCCAGAATGTGGGAAGTCCTTCAAGCAGAACTCTCACCTGGCAGTACATCAGAGACTCCATAGCAGGGAGGGTCCCAGCCAGTGTCCTCAGTGTGGAAAAACGTTCCGAAAGAGCTCATCCCTTGTTCGACATCAAAGAGCACACCTGGGAGAGCAACCCATGGAAACATAA
- the ZNF329 gene encoding zinc finger protein 329 isoform X1 has product MGSRYVAQGGLKLLTSSSSPASASQSVGITVWDMRLKMTTRNIPEREVPCDVEMEGFTREAPCLSILGDGWDCENQEGDLSQSALTLEKPGTQEAICEYPGFGEHLIASSDLPPSQRVLATNGFHAHDSNVSGLDCDPALPSCPKSYAAKRTGDSDACGKTFNHSMEVIHGRNPVREKPYKYPESVKSFNHFTSLGHQKITKRGKKLYEGKNFEDILTLSSSLNENQRNLPGEKQYRCTECGKCFKRNSSLVLHHRTHTGEKPYTCNECGKSFSKNYNLIVHQRIHTGEKPYKCSKCGKAFSDGSALTQHQRIHTGEKPYECLECGKTFNRNSSLILHQRTHTGEKPYRCNECGKPFTDISHLTVHLRIHTGEKPYECSKCGKAFRDGSYLTQHERTHTGEKPFECAECGKSFNRNSHLIVHQKIHSGEKPYECKECGKTFIESAYLIRHQRIHTGEKPYGCNQCQKLFRNIAGLIRHQRTHTGEKPYECNQCGKAFRDSSCLTKHQRIHTKETPYQCPECGKSFKQNSHLAVHQRLHSREGPSQCPQCGKTFRKSSSLVRHQRAHLGEQPMET; this is encoded by the coding sequence tttgGGATATGAGATTGAAAATGACAACTCGGAATATTCCTGAGAGAGAAGTACCCTGTGATGTAGAAATGGAAGGATTCACAAGGGAAGCTCCCTGCTTGTCCATTTTAGGTGATGGTTGGGACTGTGAGAACCAGGAGGGAGACTTGAGTCAATCAGCTTTAACTCTGGAGAAACCAGGGACTCAGGAAGCAATTTGTGAATATCCTGGTTTTGGGGAGCATTTGATTGCAAGCTCAGACCTTCCACCATCTCAGAGAGTTCTGGCAACCAATGGTTTCCATGCACATGACTCAAATGTTAGTGGTCTGGATTGTGACCCTGCCTTACCCAGCTGTCCTAAAAGTTATGCAGCTAAGAGAACTGGTGACAGTGATGCCTGTGGAAAAACCTTCAACCATTCCATGGAAGTTATTCATGGAAGAAATCCAGTGAGAGAGAAGCCCTACAAATATCCTGAAAGTGTTAAGTCTTTTAATCATTTTACCTCTCTTGGTCATCAAAAAATAACGAAAAGAGGCAAGAAACTGTATGAAGGTAAGAATTTTGAGGACATCTTGACCCTGAGCTCATCGCTTAATGAAAACCAGAGAAATCTCCCTGGAGAGAAACAGTATAGATGTACTGAATGTGGCAAATGCTTCAAACGGAACTCTTCTCTTGTTTTGCATCACCGAACTCACACCGGAGAGAAGCCTTATACTTGTAATGAGTGTGGAAAGTCCTTCTCCAAGAACTACAACCTGATTGTGCATCAAAGGATCCACACAGGAGAGAAGCCCTATAAATGTAGTAAGTGTGGGAAAGCTTTCAGTGATGGGTCAGCTCTGACGCAGCACCAGAGAATTCACACAGGCGAGAAACCTTACGAATGCCTGGAATGTGGAAAAACCTTCAACCGAAATTCATCCTTAATTTTGCACCAAAGAACTCATACAGGGGAAAAACCATACAGATGTAACGAGTGCGGAAAACCCTTCACGGACATCTCCCACCTTACAGTGCATCTCAGAATCCACACCGGTGAGAAGCCCTATGAGTGTAGCAAATGTGGAAAGGCTTTCCGGGACGGCTCGTACCTCACCCAGCACGagaggactcacactggagaaaagccCTTTGAGTGTGCAGAGTGTGGGAAATCCTTCAACAGAAACTCTCACCTCATTGTGCATCAAAAGATCCATTCTggggagaaaccctatgaatgtaaagaatgtggcaagACTTTCATCGAGAGTGCATACCTCATCCGGCACCAGAGGATTCATACTGGCGAGAAGCCCTATGGCTGCAACCAGTGTCAGAAACTTTTCAGGAATATCGCTGGCCTCATTAGGCACCAGAGGACTCATACTGGTGAGAAGCCCTATGAGTGTAATCAGTGTGGCAAAGCCTTCAGGGACAGCTCCTGTCTGACCAAGCACCAGAGAATTCACACTAAGGAAACCCCGTATCAGTGTCCAGAATGTGGGAAGTCCTTCAAGCAGAACTCTCACCTGGCAGTACATCAGAGACTCCATAGCAGGGAGGGTCCCAGCCAGTGTCCTCAGTGTGGAAAAACGTTCCGAAAGAGCTCATCCCTTGTTCGACATCAAAGAGCACACCTGGGAGAGCAACCCATGGAAACATAA